ACTACATTTTGTCAGATTTTAAAGTGCATTAGGGGAAAGATGTGCATGGGAGTAAGATGAGAGGATTAATACCATTCtcacatatttctgtctgtcatgtaaatatgaagctgcagccagcagcataAAGtctggaaacagggagaaaaggtaacaaaatccacctaatAGCACCTCCTAAGCTCACTAACTAACATGTTATATGTTGGTGACATAAAAATCCGGACATTGTGGTTACCTTTGGACATAGCCAGGCTACCTGTTTCCCTTTgattccagtctttgtgctaagctaagctaactagctgctgaTTGTGCTGtacttttatatttaacagagaAATATGAGATCAGCATTGGTCATCGATCTCCAAAAACGTCGAACTGTTCCTTAAAGAAAGGACAATATGATAAAATTATGAACTACGCTATGTAAATGGGTAATGGTAATCCTGAGCACAAAAGTCTTGATGTCTTCATGGCTTCTCTCATTCAGTGAAAGTAGAGAAGCTCGGTTGTTTTGGGAACATCCTACTTGCAGCACTGTCAGAAGAGAAATTAAGCATTAGGAGGTTCAGTTTGCAGTGAGTAAGGTTAGTCTTCGTGCTGTATTTAAATGAGTATCGTGTGTTACCGTTGCAATTTTTTTCCACCGTGAAGCAACGGCAAGAAGTGCAGTAaggaccaccaccaccagcccaGCTATGATGGGCATCATCAACTTCATGGTCTTCGCTACAGATGAGGGGGAGGAAAATGATCAAACCACTTTTTTACTTTCACCATTTCATGTGCTGGTGAAACAAGAGCAAAAACATATCAAGTAAGACTATTTAATTATTCAATAATGAAATGTTGTATAAACTTGCCTGTCACTGTGACATGGAAGAGCTTCCTGTGTCCTCCATAGATGGGAGAGTCAGCTGAGCACTGATACGTCCCTTCATGCAAGCTTTTCTCCACGCGCTCGGCGGACAGCTGGCTAGTGAAGCCGTCATTTGTCACAGTGAAGGCCCCTGCTAACAGATCCACTTTACTTCCGTTTAGTGTCCAAGTCAGGGATGAGACTGGTGGATTGGCCCAGATATCACACCGCAGGACTAGCACAGCCTCCTCTTCTACTGTAACGTTCTCTGACCCAGTGAGCTGTGGGGGATCTGTAGAGCAACATCACAGGGGAAATATTAATGCTCAATtctaacaaattcaaatttttgttttttcaaatagCTGCACAAATTTCGATGAAAGCAGATATTTGAGTGCACCAAAGTGATAACAGTTAAGTGATTAATCATTATCGGATTATGAATTACAATTCTTCCGGTGGGAAACttgaatgtctgtacaacatttctgacaatccatccaataattgtCAAGATATTgtactcaaaaccacaaatgttaaCATCATGGTGCTGTataggaaaagtcaggggatcaccaaagtcattagggttcatcctctggagaccatgaatgtgCAAAATTTGATGGCAGTCCATCTAACAGAAATTACAGAGTGGACTAAAGCggtggactgacagactgaccGACATTGCCAACCTACTCGTAGGCTATAATTATAAACATCATCCTGACATTTATTTGAAGGGACTCACATGTGACATTCAGAGTTACCGAGGCACTAGCTGTGGCATTTTTGCGCAGGTGGCAGGTGAAATTAGCACCGTTGTCTTCATGGATGATGGGTGTAACGCACACTGTGCTGCGACCGTTCTTATTTCCTTCCTTCAGACTGACAGCCGCGTCATTCCTCAGCCAGACCAACTCttcctcagcctcagcctcagagCCGCCATCAGACTGACAAACCAAAGACACAATCTTCGTCAGCTCTGTGTGTATAACACCTTCACCGTTGATGTCTGGGACGGACTGGATTTGGACACCTTAGGAAAGGAAAGGGGGAGAAAGTTGAAACTTTGAGGGATGGCAGCGCGAGGCAGTGAAAGCTTATTGTGAGAAACATATATTCAAATAATTCAACTGAAAGAGACAAATCAGTTAAATTGCTGGTGACCACACTCACTTACCTAATGTCTGTGTTGCACAGCACAAGAACAAATGGAAAAGAGGCGATGCAGTCATTAACTTCATTTTACTCGTCGTTAGATAAACCTGAAGGTAAAGGAAAGAGCATTCATACAGAGTTTACTTAAAACTCTCATTTAATCTAAATTCATCAAAACTtttgcacttttcaaaacacagaaatgtaaagCTGTTGCTCCAGATGTGTTGCAGTGACAGACTCTGAAACTGGTTTGCATTCGTTAAATCCTGTTTGTATGTCTTTTACATTGTGCTTTTATGTTGCCGCTTTTTTGCTTCTAAAcgcattttatgttttatataaagaattgccttgttgttgaaatgagctatacaaataaactggACTTGGTCTTGGTTTTCCTCGACCTTGTTAGGCTACCAATCATCCGTAGTACAAAGAAATAGTTCCTAACACGttgatcatttgtgtttttacccTCAGTACTCATTTACaatttcctttctctctttcagtcatTCAAAGTTTCCTCCCCTGTGTCCTTCTAATAGACCTGAAacaattaaaattatttaacaGGTTTAGaaatgtaacacacaaacaaaaaaatggatATTAGTCCTCTGCTGTATAAAGAATATGCAACGTTTGACATTATGTAGGCCAAGATGATTAAGCAGTGGATAAATAACGTCACATGAGGTATCAAAATATTCGTCTCGTCTCAAATTTTGCGCACAAGTGATAAATGTTTTAGGCATCAGTTTAAGAATGTAAAATGCTGTGTGACAGACATTTgttgtaaaacataaaaaagctGCCATCTCATTGATTTTAGCAGAGGAGAGTGTAGATCATTTACATGCTTTCGAAAATTACACTCAAGCATTTTGGTGCTGTTCTACTcggtgactgtgtgtgtcagagcatGAAAGAAAAATCATCGTTTACTTCAGTTTTAATTTCCTAATTTGAGTTCTTCCATAAAAGCCTGCGCACATACGGATCTATACTTGTAGAATAAACTCCACTCATGAAATACACTAAAAACTGTACTCAATGAAATCCATGATCGGTTGTAAAGTTGTGTACTCAAACGTAAAAAGTTTTGCATCCTGAGATGACTGAGAGGTACTTACTTGACAGTgattatttcctctttcttccctctgtgtgtccCTTTTGTTTGAACATGAGGATGTGGAGGTCTGATCAACTCGTCAGAGGCTCTTAAATGCTTCACGTTCAGATGAAGACACTTTTTATGACTCCCTTCACTGTCTCTAAATGAGTTTCTCATCAGTCCTGTCCCTGTGACCACCCTTTCAGTCCTCCCACCCCCATTTTTATTGTTGCATACTCACAATGTGCAATCACaaggaaatgttttattggCTACAGTCATTGCAATGGCACTAAAATGTCTTGGGTGTGGGTGTAAGgatcaaaatgcacattttacagGTTCTTTTCATATTTGCTTTTAATAGTTAATTGTTTTTACACATTGAAAATGCAATTCGCTAATGCATACAATGAAACAAGTAAGTGACTGTGGAAGCCAGCAGTTAGTTCTAAAACCCATAATAGTCacaacaaaatggaaaataactttgtttctctGCCTGTTACCTTTTGTATAAAAGCCTTATCCTATTGCATTTTTATGTCATGGTACTTCATAATAAACATCATAAGAACATTATCTATATTtcttacattattttcttttattttttcttattttcttaatttcctAATCTGAGAGGCTATGTTGATGTCCCTGGCTGAGGAAGACATGGGTGTGGCAGTGAGGTTTAGGGGAGCTATTTCCTTGTACACTCATCCCTGTCTTCTTGTTAATGTCAGATGATTGACAGCAACGAGGGGGGAAAGtaatgtgtgtatacatataaaAACAGGTAGTAAACCATGTCTTTGTCATAAGCCGATAATAAAGCTGGTAAATACCAGTTTGCACTTTAATCACCAGTGAGCATCCATCTGTCTCTTCTTTGACAAATTCTCTACTGCACAGACTGTGACAccagtgatgtgatgtgtcacCTACATTTACTCCAGAGCAGaactcatcaaaatatattgaTTTATGCTTTTACACCACAACATTTATCTGTAGTCCCTCTGAATATTAGGCCTTCACCACAAGATCATCTTATAAGATATGAGGGGTTGTTATAGAGTACAAAGTTGAAATTAgttacaacaataaaatgttacttttatgTTGCAATAGCATCATGcattaataaaaattaataaagatATGCAATGATTCCTCATCGGGAAAGACAaagtgagtacttttacttaaagcCTAGATCAAAACTCCAGCGAAAAAAAACTTGTGTCTCCCCCCTGTGACCGTGAGTATGTAATTACACAAACGTGAcgcatgcttttattttgatttatttcatttattttgagtttctTTCTTATCtggagcatcagaaacttttcttAGATGGCTCTTAAGTTGTCCTGCCATACCCTGCGGTGTTGTGCTGTAGTCTGTTGCTACAGTTGCAGTTGTGCGGCCTTTAGCTCTGGGAAACAAATGATTgctggaagaagaaaaatgcatCACTGCTGGTCAGACAGAGCGGGCATGTTGGCACAGATGCCAGATTTGAAAAACTCCAATATACTGCGAGTACAGAGAGATTTACCTGGTGTTGATAGGCTTCATCAGCATTGCATGAACTTGTTTGGCGAGATTTCGATGGAATGGATGCTCATTTATATGCAGAAGCCCTGTGCTACAACTTTaggtacattttcctgatgataattttgtacttttaatATAGGACTCCACTTCCATATTTATTCAATGCAGTGAGGTGGTGgtatcagtggtggaagaactATTTAGATCAGTTGTGGTAACAGTAGTGTCTtctaaatacagaaaacaaaattgacCCATTCATCAGCTTCAATTCAAAGatctatttcatttaatttccattGTGAAGCATATAGACAATCATGATGATGCTCTGCTCTACAAAGCCAAAATGCAATAACAACACAGTAAGTCAAAATGGACTGTTTTACAATACTAATAAATTCAGTCACAGAAATGTATATATTGTTGCACACTAACTACAAACTGCAGGTAAAAACCAAACTGTAGTGACTGCACTCCACCTGCAGTAACTGATTTACATACCTGACTGGTTTGCAAacagttggttttttttacatacCCAGCAGCCATGGAGCAACTGTATTGTTTGTTTGGACTCTAGCTTCCAGCCACCCGATGAATGTAAGTCCTAtgttctgttttgctgtttttgtcttgtcttgctGATATCATGGAGAAATTGCTTGTTGCACTAGTGGCACATGTCGCTTCTTAGAGGTAAGCACCTGCTGATTATGATACACTGATGCTGCATTTGGTTTATAAACTACTTATCACCTCTGTTTAAGTAGATTCAATGTCTATACCACTATTGTTCCACTCTTGCTTTGTCATATGTCAGTTTAAGTGGTATTTTATCagcaataatattaataatagaaTTTCAGGCAGTAATTCACAGAAGCAAAGCCCTTGGTAAATATTACatattgtatttaatttaaaaaatggtacTTTGGATTGCGCTATCAAATCTAGGTTTACTCCATAAGTTGCCTGATTCTGCAGCTTTGGCGGATGTGtagataaatagatatattttCAAACTGTACAGGTTACCTTGAGCTAACACTTGTTTTCCTGaaagacaacaagaaaaagTAGTATGCAGCCATTTCAGCGTTCTTTAGGATGTAATTATCTATTTAGACCATcttaaaccaaacaaaatgtacaaagtcCAAATCAATGGGGCAACAGGCTAAATTTACAAAGTAAAAGCCCCAGAATAAGTCTGACATTGATAGTTAATGACAATTCAATGCGCAAGATTTGAACTGTTGTCCGTTATGAACTAATGATgccaaaatgacacaaataaatTCACAGTTACACTTTATTATATAAGACCAAGTATGAGCACAGACCCCATGTGGTGCGCCAGCGTCTGCCATTTCAGCCTCTGATTTGATTAGTGCCCTTTTTGCAAGACCAGTGGCATGCTGGCCGTTATGTCTTTGagtgtcaatcaatcaatcaatcaatcaatcaatcaatctttatttatatagcgccaattcacaacagcgttatgtcaagacgctttacatgaagagcaggtctagaccaaactctttaattagagagagacccaacgattcatgaattcaaaattaaggattcaagaattcccacatgagcagcatcagatattatattatattgagcaacagtggcaggaaaaactcccctttaacgggaagaaacctcgaactgacccaggctcaatgtgggcggcttctgtaggggtccgcgttgggtgcaggttggacagagagagagagagagagagacaacacaaacagcaaccaacgtactagcagtgactatagcactaacaataggaatgtgactaacagattagcagtatgatattattgaaaaacatgacgagtggctgacgatccgcagcagtgattcatgaaccagagaaccacatcagcaggaccaggaccaggatccacaggaacctgagagatgagaaagcacagaaaggctccggggaagatagcaagttagaggcagacatttggctgacatgagacacaatgatggagaggaagaggaggatagagaatagaggagctcagtgcaccataggagtcccccggcagtctgagcctatagcagcataactaggggctggtctggCTTATTTACTCACTTTTTCCTGATCCagttaaaaaaatgtttgtatttgtatttgttttacatGAACTATGACCCAATAGTGAAAAAATGAATCATAATAGAGATacaatagataaataaataaataaataaaacattttcaaacatttttccatttttcaaacatGAAGTGCATTATCCAAACGTCTTTTTCGGTTTTATGTGAAGGTAATTAAAAATCAGTCTAAAAGGACAtgaaattaagattttacaacTTGTATATCTGATAACCGCCCTTAAACCTATAATCCACTTTTCCTCACATTTACAACTTCTGCAGTTATGACTCTCTGCGTTTGAAAGGCAGTATTTGAGAATGATTAAACCAAATAAATCATCTCGTATCGAACTGTCAATCATTCAACTGTCAAGGTGAGACAAGACGGAGTCAgatcagatttaaaaaacaaacaagcagaacACTACAGACACACTCGAAGGGGGAACACAGCGACCAGGAGAC
This window of the Pempheris klunzingeri isolate RE-2024b chromosome 14, fPemKlu1.hap1, whole genome shotgun sequence genome carries:
- the tmigd1 gene encoding transmembrane and immunoglobulin domain-containing protein 1, encoding MKLMTASPLFHLFLCCATQTLGVQIQSVPDINGEGVIHTELTKIVSLVCQSDGGSEAEAEEELVWLRNDAAVSLKEGNKNGRSTVCVTPIIHEDNGANFTCHLRKNATASASVTLNVTYPPQLTGSENVTVEEEAVLVLRCDIWANPPVSSLTWTLNGSKVDLLAGAFTVTNDGFTSQLSAERVEKSLHEGTYQCSADSPIYGGHRKLFHVTVTAKTMKLMMPIIAGLVVVVLTALLAVASRWKKIATCCK